TGTAAACATTTCTAATGATttagcacactttttttttttccaggaagATGCATTGCCTGTGGCCCCTGTTCACCGCTGCGCTGTGCTGCAGTGCTGCGTATGCTTTCAAGGCTGCCGTTTATGAGCATGTACAGGATGTCAAGTCTAAAGAGAGGGCAGACGCAGTTGCTGCGAATTTAGCAGCCTACAGATTGGCCACTGCAAACGCATCCAGAGAGGTAAGCACTGCATGGAATATTCATTTGAACCATGGGTTCACTTCAACCATAAAAATGGGAGTCACACGGAAACtgagctcttctttttttttttacctactgAAAGTAAACAGGCAATGTTATTGCAACAACTATAATTACGTGACAACCTAGGAATGCAGTGGCAAGTACACTTCTGTCCAACTCGAACAGAATTTGTATAAGTGCGCCAGCCGATTACATTGGGTCATTTTTGTCAAGTCACAGCTGAGACATCCTTCAGTTTCGGGGTTTCAGCACAGAGGGTGGCGTATGCAGCATGATTTTGTGGGCGGAGCGAGCACTGAATTCATAGGTTGTCACCAAGAGTGTGCCCTCTGGCCATCTTGGCTATTGATTGATGTGAAAGCTGTCGATACATTATGTCAATTTATTGCATTGTTCTCAACATTTGAGCATCACATATCTCGTAGAGTGACAGTATTATTTACATGTAACATGCTAACAGGGTGATTTAAAGCACCTGCAGGCACGAGTGAAAATTCTATCAGTCAGCGTCCAAAATACAAATGACCTAATCACATCTCTGCGGTGTATCCTGATCCACAGACCACGAAGTGGCACTTAGCTTCTTGGCTCCATCAGGTGGAGCGCTATGAGCGGTACTCTGCTGTCCCGGTTCTTGGAAAGTACTGCTTGAGGCAGCAGCTGTTGCACCGACTGCTGTGCcactcgcttattcaggggcccTACTTGAGGATCCGCTTGCTTCTTGATGTACATCCGTGCTTTGTGCACGGTGGACTCACACAGCTGTATGTGCTGAAGCAGAGGTTCCTGATGCATGCACTGATGTACCAGTGCTGGATTTTTTAGGGCTAGCTTCATCTGAAGGTGTGGGAAGTAAGCTTGGCTCTTCCTTACATTCCACTCCAGCGCACTGAATCACAGCATACTCGCCTGTGACCATCCAGTCTGGTGACTTCTGGGCCACAACACTGACAATCGCTGGATCAATGCCCGCTACGGTGTCGGCCTTCAACGTGCGCAAGGCACATACAAATGTTGGCTCAAAGCCCCGCAGTGCTTTCTTGAAGGAAACCGTGGGGTGCCAGCTGAGGTCACCGACAAGTTTTCTGTAGTTAAGATCTCCTTTAAAGAGTATTAAATCTGCTGACTGTAAAATCTTGTAAAGGTCAGGCCGTCTTGTTGCCATCTCAGCATAGTCGAATGATTGTGTCCAAAAGACGTCATCCATCACATGCCACACTCCATTCTTGATTCGACGTTGGCACCGTTCACCAAGGGCCTGTGTAGCAATGTGGTCACTGTCTTCCAATTCACGCAAGGTCCAGAATAGGTCCCGTCGCATAACATCCGACACGTACCAAGGGATGGCCTTAGTGTGGATTGTCACAGTGGCTACGTATCCAGTTTCGTGAAGGAAGTCAAGGAGAGCCAGGTCGGTGGCTAGCTCGTAGCCTGAATTGTCCAGCACACAATGCAGTTGGATGAGCTCGCCATTAAAGTTTCGTTCCCGGAGCCTGCAGAGATGCTGCAACAGCTTGTCAGCATGGTTAGAGATGATGTACGGTCGCAATCTCTCAGTCTGCTGTAGTGAACCTGCTTGGCTTGATCTGTCCGCACCACAAGACAGCGAGAGGTCACAACGGTTGCCCCAAAGTGAGACTTCAATCAGCCTGCAGGATGTAATGAGAACATATCAGCTCTGATAAATATAGCAACACATCTATGCAGGCTATCTCAGCATGTTCATTTAACTGCATTTAATATGTATTGTAAAACTTGGCAAAAGTACGGAAAGTTTGGAACACATCCACAACCTGCTGTTGCTTTTTAGCAGCTGTTGTGCTGTGGCTGCTATTAGTGTCAACCTTCCATTAAGTAACAGGCTATAGTTTTCTTTTGTCATGACTTATATTCTGAGATTCAGTTTGCACAGCAAGCAGCAGTACCTGCTAGAATGATTACCTCGAACACCACTTTTTAACATCACTTTGCACAGGAAAAGAAAGCGACATACCCACCTGTAGGTGGTTGGTTGAAGGGTTTCCACGGTAGCATCTCGAGGCGTGTCTCGGCGCAAAAAGTCGCACAGAGCCCGCACTGCACTGAAAGAGCCGTAAAGGGCATCCCGCTTGAGCTTGTTGAAGGGGTCATAGTCTCTCAGCTTGGTCGTGAGCTGGAATGCCTCAAAAATGCGCCGATAGAAGTAGGTCTCGATGTAGAGCCAGGGGGCCTCGAACCAGCGGGGTTTGCAACTGTGTTTCGTTGCGTACTCATTCAGTACACTGTTCCAAATGTCCGCATCTTCAAAGTCGTCTTCTATGCGTACCATGGGCTTGTTGGTAACCATCTCGTTGCGTAGCTTGGCGAGGCGCGCCACGACGAGTTTGGTCTCCTCACGTGCTTCGAGGCCCAGCACTCGCTCAATTTCCATGCGGTCCCTGAAAACAGTGTCGATGACTTTTGTCAAGATGACTGGCAGCCTGTCGCGCACTGTCTTGTAGGCAAAGCTGTTGATGTCCTTTGCGCTAAGGGGAAGGGGCGCCGTCTTTTTGCTTTCTGCATCTGCTGAACGATCGTTTGGTGATCTTGTCAGTGGCCGCTGCCACAGTGGCATTCTTGCCGGCTGTTCCTCCTTCTTTTGTGTCACGCTGCTCGGTGCCGCCTCGAATTGCTCTTCGCTCGGAGGCTTGTCGGCAGACGACGACTTTGGCATGTCGGGCAGCTTTGCGGTGTCCGACGATGCCGACGCGCGGTGCTTGCTTGGCGTCTCGGGCTTGGAGGAAACCGCTTTCATTTCAGTGATAAAGCCCTCGTTTTCGGGGGTCACAGAGCGTTGCCTGGGTGTCGAGGAGAACGGACTCCTGTCTGTAGCGATCCGTTGTTCTCGCGACTCAGTCCTTCCGGAAGCACCGTGCCCCGCGAGTACCACATCACTGCTCGACTCCGGCCGCTGCTGTAGCtccgagtaggcagctcttgtcgGCATCTTATCCGGCGTCGCCGAGCTCGATGGTTTCTTGCTCGGTGCCGCCTCGAATTGCTCTCCGCTCGTAGGCTCGTCGGCAGACGACGACTTTCGCATGTCGGGCAGCTTTGCGGTGTCCGACGATGCCGACGCGCGGTGCTTGCTTGGCGTCTGGGGCTTGGAGGAAACCGCTTTCATTTCAGTGATAAAGCCCTCGTTTTCGGGGGTCACAGAGCGTTGGGTGGGTGTCGATAAGAACGGACCTCCGTCTGCAGCGATCCGTTGTTCTCGCGGCACCAATTCTCGCGACGTAGTCCTTCCGGAAGCACCGTGCCACGCGAGTACATCACTGCTCGACTCCGGCCGCTGATGTAACTCCGAGTAGGCAGCGCTTGTCGACATCTTATCCGTCGTCGCCGAGCTCGATGGTTTCTGTGGTGAGCGCCGCTCTGGTTGGCTGCGCGGGGCCGCGATCGGCTTTTCCGGTTCACCGGCGGATCGCCGAGACGTTGGCGTCGCTCCTTCGGATGTGCGGTGGTGCTCTTTTTGGCTGCCTTTGGCCGCATTCGATGCCGCCGACAACTTTGATGAAGTGTGATCTTGTTGGTGCTTATCGCGCGGCGCTGGTTCTGGTTTTTCTACGGAGCGTGGAGACGTAGGTTTCTCTGAAACGCTGCCAGATCGGCCGCCTGCAGGCGATTTGGACGCCGAATGCCTGCGTTCGGCGACTGCTGTGTCGACTGCCGCCGGTTGAGTTTGTTTCGAATGCTGCACGCTATCGACGACTCGTGCCCGCGACGGCTTCGAGCTTTCTGACACATCTTTAGAATGTTTCAGACTCACGGCGGCGCCTTCGTGGCTTTCCTGGTTTTCCTTAGATTTATCTGTGATTTTCGATTGTCGCGATTTGGGTGTAGGAGTGGCCATCGCTGGTGCAGCCCCCCCACCTGCAGTATGCGCATAATATGCTGTGCCTGTTTACGAAAATGAGCAAGCGATGGCGCTGGCAGTAACAATgacgagcttggtggcgcaagccaccgccccgttccaaaggggacgctcataacatacatccatACATACACGATGGAGCTTGCGATTAAAAAAGAGGCGCGAGTTTTCGGGAGTTGTGAGGTGGCAAGATTGGACCGTGCtacttattttttgtttgttttattttaggCGCTTTCCCTGAAACTTGcacatcattattattattgtagtaGGCTTAGCGCGCTGACGCTTATTTTACTACGACTTCGAGAATGCGGTTTCTAATGACGGCCACGTTTCAAGGTGTGCGGGTGCAGACAAAAAACGAAATATGAAATGGCCTTGAAAACCTACACCCCCCTCCTCCTCGTAGCCTAGTTGTTGCAGCACGCCAACACTCATCAACACCGAAAAATTAAGTAAATTATTTGATGTGAATTTGGTGAAGCATCTTCAAAGCTCCAAAGATAAGACGATGCTCATTCTTTTCTGTTCGTTACTTATTGGGGAGCATTACTGATTAGATTAATAAAGCAGAAATAAAGGGCACGACTGCCACTGCTGATAAGACTGTGACATGGCACTGAGCCTTTCAGAGGAAAGATATCTTTCGAGAAGAGATACCTGTCTGAAGTGTCCACGTGCCCGAATTCTTTACTTTCTTTGTTATACATTATCACCTGCACCCTTCACTCGTTGTCTTGCAAAAACTGTGCACTAGGTTGGAATCTAGAGTTCACGTCACTTAATGGGCAGGATGTGTACATGCCatgtgcatatttatttttcttgcagcTGCATACCTGCAGGGCCATATTAAGTCCAGTAAGTTAGTGACAGTGCAGAATGGGTAGTGTAAGAGTAAAATGCTTGCTTACTGCATCAATAATTGCCTAACTTGAGGAATTGGTGAATCTGTCATTGTTGCACGGTGCTTTTGGCTGTGCCACAAGCCTTGTAGCCTCTACAGATGTGTAGTTGGATAGGTCACTTAAGACAAAATAATTTAAAACAGAACTCATTTTTATATTTGGAGAAGCCATGCTTGATCGCACGTCAAAACTGTGTTATTTGAAATGGTTTGTCCCATCTTTTGTTATACTTTCGCCTCAGCAGAAGCACAGTAAATCTCTTGTACGCGCAATTACTGAAACTTTAACTTAAAATGATTGTCCttgcctgctttctttctttctttttaaccctttcagacactaATTAATGTTGTTTGAACACTTGCTTTCACTGCATCTCTTGCTTCTTCGGAATCATGAAAAGTTTACATCTGTAGAATAAATTAAGGATTTTACATTCtttagtgagttttgtcaagGTTACGTTATGTGGACTCAGTGTGAAAGTCAACTGGAATATCAGGTATGAGAACATAAGCTCTTTCTTTTCTAGCAGGCTTGAAGAGCACCTATCGAGCCGCTTGAAAATTACGCTTGGTGCAAGACGTtgtgaaaaacaataaaataagttAACCTGCTCCATACAATGAAATACTGACACCAAGAAAAAACATCCAACCACATCTACCGTCCCACTTGTATTACTGAAATACTTTGCACAtgttattcaaacttgcagcacaattCCAATCAAAAGTGTATTAAAATGTATGCGACACATTTTAAGTATCATATCTTTTACTGatgcttttgctgttgatgcacCATTTTGGAATACAAA
This Dermacentor albipictus isolate Rhodes 1998 colony chromosome 1, USDA_Dalb.pri_finalv2, whole genome shotgun sequence DNA region includes the following protein-coding sequences:
- the LOC135918759 gene encoding uncharacterized protein, giving the protein MATPTPKSRQSKITDKSKENQESHEGAAVSLKHSKDVSESSKPSRARVVDSVQHSKQTQPAAVDTAVAERRHSASKSPAGGRSGSVSEKPTSPRSVEKPEPAPRDKHQQDHTSSKLSAASNAAKGSQKEHHRTSEGATPTSRRSAGEPEKPIAAPRSQPERRSPQKPSSSATTDKMSTSAAYSELHQRPESSSDVLAWHGASGRTTSRELVPREQRIAADGGPFLSTPTQRSVTPENEGFITEMKAVSSKPQTPSKHRASASSDTAKLPDMRKSSSADEPTSGEQFEAAPSKKPSSSATPDKMPTRAAYSELQQRPESSSDVVLAGHGASGRTESREQRIATDRSPFSSTPRQRSVTPENEGFITEMKAVSSKPETPSKHRASASSDTAKLPDMPKSSSADKPPSEEQFEAAPSSVTQKKEEQPARMPLWQRPLTRSPNDRSADAESKKTAPLPLSAKDINSFAYKTVRDRLPVILTKVIDTVFRDRMEIERVLGLEAREETKLVVARLAKLRNEMVTNKPMVRIEDDFEDADIWNSVLNEYATKHSCKPRWFEAPWLYIETYFYRRIFEAFQLTTKLRDYDPFNKLKRDALYGSFSAVRALCDFLRRDTPRDATVETLQPTTYRLIEVSLWGNRCDLSLSCGADRSSQAGSLQQTERLRPYIISNHADKLLQHLCRLRERNFNGELIQLHCVLDNSGYELATDLALLDFLHETGYVATVTIHTKAIPWYVSDVMRRDLFWTLRELEDSDHIATQALGERCQRRIKNGVWHVMDDVFWTQSFDYAEMATRRPDLYKILQSADLILFKGDLNYRKLVGDLSWHPTVSFKKALRGFEPTFVCALRTLKADTVAGIDPAIVSVVAQKSPDWMVTGEYAVIQCAGVECKEEPSLLPTPSDEASPKKSSTGTSVHASGTSASAHTAV